One genomic window of Evansella cellulosilytica DSM 2522 includes the following:
- a CDS encoding D-alanyl-D-alanine carboxypeptidase family protein: MFSSAGSALAEESTVDLADDATSAILIERDTGQVLYEKNSGEKLPPASMTKVMTMLLIMEAIDSGKITWDEKVRTSERAASMGGSQIFLEPGEEMTVEEMMKGIAIASGNDASVAMAEHLAGSEEQFVQMMNDKAKKLGLKNTHFVNSNGLPAENHYSSAEDLALMAKALLKYEEITKYTSLYEDYLRQDTDDEFWLVNTNKLVKFYPGVDGLKTGFTNEAKYCLTASANKNGMRIIAVVMGAPTPKDRNRQVTEMLDYAYSQYELQRRYDRGQVLGEAEVSKGSTKTVPALAKENVSLLMKKGENVEGITERLEINEIPAPVKKGDTIGTLYVEKDGKILSETTVVAEEDVSEASLWTLMKRTTSALVGNEIN, from the coding sequence ATGTTTTCAAGTGCGGGTTCTGCTTTAGCTGAAGAATCGACAGTTGATTTAGCAGATGATGCCACTTCAGCTATCTTAATTGAAAGAGATACTGGTCAAGTTTTATATGAAAAAAATAGTGGGGAGAAATTACCTCCAGCAAGTATGACAAAAGTCATGACAATGCTATTAATTATGGAAGCAATTGATTCGGGAAAAATAACGTGGGATGAAAAAGTTCGTACGAGTGAAAGAGCTGCATCTATGGGTGGATCACAAATCTTTCTAGAACCAGGGGAAGAAATGACCGTTGAAGAAATGATGAAGGGGATTGCGATTGCATCTGGTAATGATGCATCAGTTGCCATGGCGGAACACTTGGCTGGTTCTGAAGAACAATTTGTTCAAATGATGAACGATAAAGCCAAAAAATTAGGATTAAAGAATACACATTTTGTGAATTCAAATGGGCTGCCAGCAGAAAATCATTATTCCTCAGCAGAGGACCTAGCTCTGATGGCTAAAGCATTATTAAAATATGAAGAGATCACAAAGTACACCAGTTTATATGAAGATTATTTAAGGCAAGACACAGATGATGAGTTTTGGTTAGTAAATACGAATAAACTAGTGAAATTTTACCCAGGTGTTGATGGGTTAAAAACTGGTTTTACAAATGAAGCAAAATACTGTTTAACAGCGAGTGCGAATAAAAATGGCATGAGAATTATCGCTGTTGTGATGGGTGCACCTACACCAAAGGATAGAAATCGCCAAGTGACGGAAATGCTTGATTACGCTTATAGTCAATATGAACTTCAAAGAAGGTATGACCGTGGTCAAGTTTTAGGGGAAGCAGAAGTGAGTAAAGGCTCTACGAAGACTGTTCCTGCATTAGCAAAAGAAAATGTGTCGCTACTAATGAAAAAAGGGGAAAATGTCGAAGGGATTACTGAACGTTTAGAAATAAATGAAATTCCCGCACCAGTAAAAAAAGGTGACACTATTGGTACGCTTTATGTTGAGAAAGACGGGAAAATTTTATCAGAAACTACTGTAGTTGCAGAGGAGGACGTATCAGAAGCTTCCTTATGGACATTGATGAAAAGAACAACCTCAGCACTAGTAGGTAATGAAATTAATTAA
- the spoIIAA gene encoding anti-sigma F factor antagonist — protein sequence MSLLIDLEKRDKVLCVRLEGELDHHTAMELRERVDEALKEQNLTHILLNLEHLSFMDSSGLGVVLGRYKYVQTLGGEMVVCSISPQIKRLFEMSGLFKIVRLASNEMDALLELGVAS from the coding sequence ATGAGTTTACTCATTGATTTGGAAAAAAGAGACAAAGTTCTCTGTGTTAGACTTGAAGGTGAATTAGACCATCATACAGCGATGGAATTACGAGAGCGTGTTGATGAAGCACTAAAGGAACAAAATTTAACTCATATTCTATTAAATTTAGAGCATTTATCATTTATGGATAGTTCTGGGTTAGGAGTAGTTTTAGGGCGTTACAAATATGTACAAACATTAGGGGGAGAGATGGTCGTTTGTTCGATTTCCCCACAAATAAAACGGTTGTTTGAAATGTCTGGGCTATTCAAAATTGTAAGACTTGCTTCAAATGAAATGGATGCCCTTCTTGAGTTGGGGGTGGCATCATGA
- the spoIIAB gene encoding anti-sigma F factor encodes MKNKMELAFTAVSQNESFARVTVGAFVAQLDPTMDELTEIKTVVSEAVTNAIIHGYNEDANGKVYLEVELEEDTVRLMIRDKGVGIHNLDEARQPLYTSKPELERSGMGFTIMENFMDEVAIHSEPMVGTTVTLVKTLSKQRALAN; translated from the coding sequence ATGAAAAATAAAATGGAATTGGCTTTTACGGCAGTGAGTCAAAATGAATCATTTGCAAGAGTAACTGTTGGAGCATTCGTTGCACAACTAGACCCAACGATGGATGAGTTAACTGAAATAAAAACGGTTGTGAGTGAAGCAGTGACTAACGCAATTATTCATGGCTATAACGAAGATGCAAATGGAAAAGTATATTTAGAAGTGGAATTAGAAGAGGATACAGTACGACTAATGATCCGCGATAAAGGTGTAGGCATTCATAACTTGGATGAAGCGAGACAACCGTTGTATACATCAAAACCTGAGCTAGAACGAAGTGGTATGGGGTTTACAATCATGGAAAACTTTATGGATGAAGTTGCCATTCATTCAGAACCCATGGTTGGAACAACCGTTACATTAGTAAAAACACTCTCAAAGCAACGCGCACTTGCCAATTGA
- the sigF gene encoding RNA polymerase sporulation sigma factor SigF, protein MDVEVKQTKKSQTYLDDKEVKRLIKEAQDGAQEARDQIVNANTRLVWSVVQRFLNRGYEADDLFQIGCIGLIKSVDKFDLSYDVKFSTYAVPMIIGEIQRFLRDDGTVKVSRSIKESANKIRKMKEELSKTLGRTPTVNEIAEKLDLTPEEVVFAQEASRQLTSIHETVYENDGDPITLLDQISDDGDMKWFDKIALRDEIDKLDEREKLIVYLRYYKDQTQSQVAERLGISQVQVSRLEKKILKVLKEQLG, encoded by the coding sequence ATGGATGTAGAAGTTAAGCAAACTAAAAAATCACAAACATATTTAGATGATAAAGAGGTAAAGAGGTTAATAAAAGAAGCTCAAGATGGTGCGCAAGAAGCGAGAGATCAAATAGTCAACGCTAATACACGTTTAGTTTGGTCTGTTGTACAACGGTTTTTAAATCGCGGTTATGAAGCAGATGACCTTTTTCAAATTGGCTGTATAGGTCTTATTAAATCGGTAGATAAATTTGACCTGAGTTATGACGTGAAATTTTCCACATATGCAGTTCCAATGATTATTGGTGAAATCCAACGTTTTCTACGTGATGATGGAACTGTAAAAGTTAGTCGGTCTATTAAAGAGAGTGCTAATAAAATAAGGAAAATGAAAGAAGAGCTTTCCAAAACATTAGGGAGAACACCAACGGTTAATGAAATTGCTGAAAAGCTTGATCTTACTCCTGAAGAAGTGGTGTTCGCCCAAGAAGCTAGTAGACAACTTACTTCTATACATGAAACAGTATATGAAAATGATGGAGATCCTATTACATTATTAGATCAAATTTCTGATGATGGTGATATGAAGTGGTTTGACAAAATAGCACTACGCGACGAAATTGATAAATTAGATGAGAGAGAAAAACTAATCGTTTATTTGAGATACTATAAAGATCAGACACAGTCTCAAGTTGCTGAAAGACTAGGTATTTCACAAGTACAAGTGTCGCGACTAGAGAAGAAAATCTTAAAGGTATTAAAAGAACAACTCGGCTAA
- a CDS encoding stage V sporulation protein AA, whose amino-acid sequence MSKKVYIRLKSRYWGEKDQSVVIGDIAQVIVDGAGEQEIKNILVYKVDMSKKLYVIDSMFIVNKIQQLIKNVDVQVIGPTQTIVYSKQKNNFKQPVLLLFVWCLLFIGAGLAIMNFHEDVSMQEVHLKLYESITGETVEHPILLQIPYSIGLGLGMILFFNHVFRKRINEEPSPMEIEMFNYQENMDRYVSVYENEAWKERDG is encoded by the coding sequence ATGAGTAAAAAAGTATACATTCGTTTGAAAAGCCGTTATTGGGGGGAGAAAGATCAATCTGTTGTAATTGGTGATATAGCACAAGTCATCGTTGATGGCGCGGGTGAACAAGAAATTAAGAACATTCTGGTGTATAAAGTCGACATGAGTAAGAAGTTATATGTGATTGATTCCATGTTTATTGTAAACAAGATACAGCAATTGATAAAAAATGTAGATGTTCAAGTAATAGGTCCAACCCAAACAATCGTGTATAGCAAACAGAAGAATAACTTTAAGCAACCCGTGTTGTTGCTATTTGTTTGGTGTTTACTTTTCATCGGTGCTGGATTAGCGATTATGAATTTTCACGAAGATGTGAGTATGCAGGAAGTGCATTTGAAATTATATGAGTCCATTACAGGAGAAACTGTAGAACATCCTATTTTATTACAAATACCATACTCAATTGGTCTTGGATTAGGTATGATTTTATTTTTTAATCATGTATTTAGGAAACGAATTAACGAAGAACCAAGTCCTATGGAAATAGAAATGTTTAATTATCAGGAAAATATGGATAGGTACGTATCCGTCTATGAGAATGAGGCCTGGAAGGAAAGAGATGGTTAG